One Mycobacterium sp. SMC-4 DNA window includes the following coding sequences:
- a CDS encoding inorganic diphosphatase, translated as MQFDVLIEIPKGSRNKYEVDHDTGKVKLDRYLFTSFGYPTDYGYIEDTLGEDGDPLDALVLLPEPVFPGCIVEARPVGMFRMTDEAGGDDKVLCVLADPRWDHITDIGDVSEFELDAIKHFFVHYKDLEPGKFVKAADWVGRAEAEAEVNRSIERYKTSGGH; from the coding sequence GTGCAGTTCGACGTCCTCATCGAGATCCCGAAGGGATCGCGCAACAAGTACGAGGTGGACCACGACACCGGCAAGGTGAAGCTGGACCGCTACCTGTTCACGTCGTTCGGCTATCCCACCGACTACGGCTACATCGAAGACACCCTCGGCGAAGACGGTGACCCGCTGGATGCGCTGGTGCTGCTGCCCGAGCCGGTGTTCCCGGGCTGCATCGTCGAGGCGCGCCCGGTCGGCATGTTCCGGATGACCGATGAGGCCGGTGGCGACGACAAGGTGCTCTGCGTGCTGGCCGACCCGCGTTGGGACCACATCACCGACATCGGCGACGTCTCCGAGTTCGAGCTGGATGCGATCAAGCACTTCTTCGTGCATTACAAGGACCTCGAGCCGGGCAAGTTCGTCAAAGCCGCCGACTGGGTGGGCCGTGCCGAGGCCGAGGCCGAGGTCAACCGGTCGATCGAGCGGTACAAGACGTCCGGCGGCCACTAG
- the galE gene encoding UDP-glucose 4-epimerase GalE, whose translation MTWLVTGGAGYIGAHVVRALRDAGVATVVIDDLSTGRAQFVPDGVPFVEANLLDAESVRATLSTYGVRGVIHIAGYKYAGESVRRPLHTYEQNVSAMVTLLTQATAAGIDKVVFSSSAATYGTPQTEVVDEHTATRPESPYGETKLIGEWLLRDIAVATGLRHTSLRYFNVVGSGCDDVFDISPFNLFPRVFDMLLAGQRPRINGADYPTPDGTCVRDYVHVSDIAAAHVAAARRLDAGDPVEPVYNLGSGSGTSVREIMTTMRAVTGIDFEPEVAARRPGDPARIVANGDLAARDLNWRMRHTLRDMVGSAWSARQAAGPSFPTAGTGR comes from the coding sequence GTGACCTGGTTGGTGACCGGCGGCGCCGGGTACATCGGCGCGCACGTGGTGCGGGCACTACGCGACGCCGGCGTGGCCACCGTGGTGATCGACGACCTGTCCACCGGTCGGGCGCAGTTCGTCCCCGACGGTGTGCCGTTCGTCGAGGCGAACCTGCTCGACGCCGAATCCGTGCGCGCGACGCTGAGCACCTACGGCGTGCGCGGGGTCATCCATATCGCGGGTTACAAATACGCCGGCGAATCGGTACGCCGGCCGCTGCACACCTACGAACAGAACGTGTCGGCGATGGTCACCCTGCTCACCCAAGCCACCGCCGCGGGCATCGACAAGGTGGTGTTCTCGTCCAGTGCGGCGACCTACGGCACACCGCAGACCGAGGTCGTCGACGAGCACACCGCGACCCGGCCCGAGTCGCCCTACGGTGAGACCAAGCTGATCGGCGAATGGCTGCTGCGCGACATCGCGGTGGCCACCGGGCTGCGCCACACCAGCCTGCGCTACTTCAACGTGGTCGGGTCCGGGTGTGACGACGTCTTCGACATCAGCCCGTTCAACCTCTTCCCCCGAGTGTTCGACATGCTGCTGGCCGGTCAGCGGCCACGGATCAACGGTGCGGACTACCCGACGCCGGACGGCACCTGCGTGCGCGACTATGTTCACGTCTCCGACATCGCTGCCGCCCACGTCGCGGCGGCTCGCCGCCTCGATGCCGGCGACCCCGTCGAGCCGGTCTACAACCTCGGCAGCGGGTCGGGGACATCGGTCCGCGAGATCATGACCACGATGCGCGCCGTCACCGGCATCGACTTCGAGCCCGAGGTGGCGGCCCGGCGGCCCGGCGACCCGGCCCGCATCGTCGCCAACGGCGATCTCGCCGCGCGCGACCTGAACTGGCGGATGCGGCATACGCTGCGCGACATGGTCGGTTCGGCATGGTCGGCGCGCCAGGCCGCCGGGCCGTCATTTCCGACCGCGGGGACGGGCCGCTGA
- the dacB gene encoding D-alanyl-D-alanine carboxypeptidase/D-alanyl-D-alanine-endopeptidase: MRPTRWRRSTFVILGLAVVLLVTVVTAASVLAARQSGEQIAVPPAPAPASAQPGVVPVTDTSAMPTRRGLAAALAPVLADPNLGMFTGRIADAMSGEVLWEQGAQIPMQPASTNKTLTAAAALLALHREDRLTTRVITPSPGVIVLVGGGDPTLSAAPRGEDTWYRDAARIVDLADQVRRSGVTVQTVQVDISAYRGPSMAVGWDALDIDGGDIAPIESVMLDGGRTQPVSVESRRSKTPALDAGRALATALQVDPQTVRVLPTVAQGREIASVQSPPLMQRLREMMNFSDNVMAESIGREVADASGRPQSFDGAAEAVLATLDKAGIDTTGARLFDSSGLSVDDRLTAATLDEVNQAAAGTEVPELRPLVDLLPIAGGSGTLSYRYHDTDQGRAAVGYLRAKTGSLTGTNSLAGIVTDSDGRVLTFALLSNDAGPTGRTALDAFAATLRSCGCRT; encoded by the coding sequence ATGCGGCCCACTCGGTGGCGACGTTCCACCTTCGTGATTCTCGGCCTGGCAGTTGTGCTGCTGGTCACCGTGGTCACCGCTGCCTCTGTGCTGGCCGCCCGCCAGTCCGGCGAGCAGATCGCGGTGCCACCCGCGCCGGCCCCGGCGTCTGCGCAGCCCGGAGTCGTCCCGGTGACCGACACGTCGGCCATGCCGACCCGGCGCGGTCTGGCGGCTGCGCTGGCCCCGGTGCTGGCCGACCCGAACCTCGGAATGTTCACCGGCCGTATCGCCGACGCGATGAGCGGCGAGGTGCTCTGGGAGCAGGGGGCGCAGATCCCGATGCAGCCGGCCTCGACGAACAAGACGCTCACCGCCGCGGCGGCGCTGCTGGCCTTGCATCGCGAGGACCGGTTGACCACGCGTGTGATCACTCCGTCGCCGGGCGTCATCGTGCTGGTCGGTGGTGGCGACCCGACATTGTCGGCGGCGCCCCGCGGCGAGGACACCTGGTACCGCGACGCGGCGCGCATCGTCGATCTGGCCGATCAGGTGCGGCGCAGCGGCGTCACCGTCCAGACCGTGCAGGTCGACATCAGCGCCTACCGGGGCCCGTCGATGGCGGTCGGTTGGGACGCCCTGGACATCGACGGCGGCGACATCGCGCCGATCGAGTCGGTGATGCTCGACGGCGGCCGCACCCAGCCGGTCAGCGTCGAGTCCCGCCGGTCCAAGACCCCGGCGCTGGATGCCGGCCGGGCGCTGGCCACGGCGTTGCAGGTGGATCCGCAGACCGTGCGGGTGCTGCCCACGGTGGCGCAGGGCCGCGAGATCGCCTCGGTGCAGTCGCCACCGCTGATGCAGCGGTTACGGGAAATGATGAACTTCTCCGACAACGTGATGGCCGAGTCGATCGGACGCGAGGTCGCCGACGCGTCGGGCAGGCCGCAGAGCTTCGACGGTGCCGCCGAGGCGGTGCTGGCCACGCTGGACAAGGCCGGCATCGACACCACCGGGGCCAGATTGTTCGACTCCAGCGGGCTCTCGGTAGATGACCGGCTGACCGCCGCGACACTCGACGAGGTGAACCAGGCCGCTGCGGGCACCGAGGTGCCCGAGCTTCGGCCGCTGGTCGATCTGCTGCCGATCGCCGGCGGCAGCGGCACGCTGTCCTACCGCTACCACGACACCGATCAGGGGCGCGCCGCGGTCGGATACCTGCGCGCCAAGACCGGGTCACTGACCGGAACCAACTCGTTGGCGGGCATCGTCACCGACTCCGACGGGCGGGTACTGACCTTCGCGCTGCTGTCCAACGATGCCGGACCCACCGGGCGAACCGCGCTGGATGCCTTCGCCGCGACGCTGCGGTCCTGCGGGTGCCGCACGTGA
- a CDS encoding TerC family protein, translating to MNVSGLEWAITLTVTMAILLFDVIVIGRRPHEPSRRETGTALSIYVGLAVAFGLWIWFFHGSQYGVEFYAGWLTEYSLSVDNLFIFLIIMASFKVPRIYQQQALLVGIILALVFRGIFIALGAVAIEQFSWVFYLFGAFLVYTAIKLVRDTDHDDDADNAVVRFAQKRLNFTDTWDGLKLWVRDHRGARLMTPMFLVIIALGTTDLLFALDSIPAIYGLTREPYLVFTANVFALMGLRQLYFLLGDLLKRLVYLSQGLAFILGFIGIKLLLHALHENELPFINGGRHVPVPEIPTLASLGVIVVTLLITTVASLYKTRVHDVRNGGKPEPEPEPAQDAGPLR from the coding sequence ATGAACGTCAGTGGGCTGGAGTGGGCGATCACGCTCACGGTGACGATGGCGATCCTGCTTTTCGATGTCATCGTGATCGGACGGCGTCCGCACGAACCGTCGCGCCGGGAAACCGGAACAGCGCTGAGCATCTATGTCGGTTTGGCCGTCGCATTCGGCTTGTGGATCTGGTTCTTCCACGGCAGCCAGTACGGCGTGGAGTTCTACGCAGGCTGGCTCACCGAGTACAGCCTGTCGGTGGACAACCTGTTCATCTTCTTGATCATCATGGCCAGCTTCAAGGTGCCCCGGATCTACCAGCAGCAGGCGTTGCTGGTCGGCATCATCCTGGCGCTGGTGTTCCGTGGGATCTTCATCGCCCTGGGTGCTGTGGCCATCGAGCAGTTCTCGTGGGTGTTCTACCTGTTCGGCGCGTTTCTGGTGTACACGGCGATCAAGCTGGTCCGCGACACCGACCACGACGACGACGCCGACAACGCGGTGGTGCGGTTCGCGCAGAAGCGGTTGAACTTCACCGACACCTGGGACGGTCTCAAACTCTGGGTGCGCGATCACCGCGGGGCCAGGTTGATGACGCCGATGTTCCTGGTCATCATCGCGCTGGGCACCACCGATCTGCTGTTCGCGCTGGACTCCATTCCGGCGATCTACGGCCTGACCCGCGAGCCCTATCTGGTGTTCACCGCCAACGTGTTCGCGCTGATGGGGCTGCGCCAGCTGTACTTCCTGCTCGGTGACCTGCTCAAGCGTTTGGTGTACCTGTCGCAGGGGCTGGCGTTCATCCTCGGCTTCATCGGCATCAAGCTGTTGCTGCACGCGCTGCATGAGAACGAGCTGCCGTTCATCAACGGCGGCCGGCACGTGCCGGTCCCGGAGATCCCGACCCTGGCCAGCCTCGGTGTCATCGTCGTCACGCTGCTGATCACCACTGTGGCCAGCTTGTACAAGACCCGGGTGCACGATGTTCGCAACGGCGGTAAGCCCGAACCCGAACCCGAGCCCGCGCAGGACGCCGGACCCCTGCGGTGA
- a CDS encoding M1 family metallopeptidase, with protein MTTRRRPTKKGSAPVIDPYLPGTGNFGYRVSRYELDLDYKVASNRLAGTVTVTAVTLAELKAFTLDLSGALTVSKVSVNGSRPAQFRTAEDKLHITLAEQLPAGSAMTVTVRYGGNPRPVRTIWGAVGFEELTEGALVAGQPNGASSWFPCDDHPAAKASFGIRIAAESAYYVLANGRLTGRRTRAGTTTWNYEQAEPTSTYLVTLQVGMYSRARMSKNGVEIAAVLPDRLRRDFDHDFARQPQMMKLFVELFGPYPLSTGYTVVITDDVLEIPLEAQGISIFGANHCTGTRRSERLIAHELAHQWFGNSVTAQRWRHIWLHEGFACYAEWLWSQHSGGRSADALARHYHQKLANSAQDLILADPGPKDMFDDRVYKRGALTLHVLRRQIGDTDFFALLRDWTTRYRHSTAVTDDFTGLAAQYSDHSLRPLWHAWLHSPDLPPLDLA; from the coding sequence GTGACGACCCGAAGACGACCAACCAAGAAGGGATCGGCACCGGTCATCGACCCCTACCTGCCCGGCACCGGCAACTTCGGGTATCGGGTGTCCCGTTACGAACTCGACCTCGACTACAAGGTGGCCAGTAACCGGCTGGCCGGCACTGTGACCGTGACAGCCGTGACCCTGGCTGAGCTCAAGGCGTTCACATTGGATCTGTCCGGCGCACTGACGGTGTCGAAAGTGTCGGTCAACGGCAGCCGACCGGCCCAGTTCCGCACCGCCGAGGACAAGTTGCACATCACCCTGGCCGAGCAGCTGCCCGCCGGCTCGGCGATGACGGTCACCGTGCGCTACGGCGGCAATCCCCGCCCGGTCCGGACCATCTGGGGCGCCGTGGGTTTCGAGGAGCTGACCGAGGGCGCGCTGGTGGCCGGGCAACCCAACGGGGCGTCCTCGTGGTTTCCGTGCGACGACCATCCGGCCGCCAAGGCCAGCTTCGGCATCCGGATCGCCGCCGAGAGTGCGTATTACGTGCTGGCCAACGGCAGGCTGACCGGGCGCCGTACCCGTGCCGGCACGACGACGTGGAACTACGAACAGGCCGAGCCGACGTCGACGTATCTGGTCACGCTGCAGGTCGGCATGTACAGCCGGGCGCGGATGAGCAAGAACGGCGTCGAGATCGCGGCCGTGTTGCCCGACCGGTTGCGCCGCGACTTCGACCACGACTTCGCCCGTCAGCCCCAGATGATGAAACTGTTCGTCGAACTGTTCGGCCCCTACCCGCTCTCGACCGGGTACACGGTGGTGATCACCGATGACGTGCTCGAGATCCCCCTGGAGGCACAGGGGATTTCGATTTTCGGCGCCAACCACTGCACCGGTACCCGCCGGTCCGAGCGGCTGATCGCGCACGAACTGGCCCACCAATGGTTCGGCAATTCGGTGACCGCGCAGCGGTGGCGCCACATCTGGCTGCATGAGGGCTTCGCCTGCTACGCGGAGTGGTTGTGGTCGCAGCACAGCGGTGGACGCAGCGCAGACGCCCTGGCCCGTCACTACCACCAGAAGTTGGCCAACTCGGCCCAGGATCTGATACTGGCCGACCCCGGGCCGAAGGACATGTTCGACGACCGCGTCTACAAGCGCGGGGCGCTGACCCTGCATGTGCTGCGCAGGCAGATCGGTGACACTGATTTCTTTGCCCTGCTTCGCGATTGGACCACACGATACCGGCACAGCACCGCGGTCACCGACGACTTCACCGGACTGGCCGCGCAGTACTCGGACCACTCGCTGCGGCCGCTGTGGCATGCCTGGCTGCACTCCCCCGATCTCCCACCATTGGACCTGGCGTGA
- a CDS encoding 2-oxo-4-hydroxy-4-carboxy-5-ureidoimidazoline decarboxylase has translation MLLHQGIGLDAFNAVPLRRAVHCVFECCYSVPLAADLARQRPFDDHEQLFRCADALLFGLSEESIDSILQAYPDIGRRPGSEKSAAEQCAIIDERPEVMAELTAASKEYLAHFGFGFVMFVNGFCADEVLAAARDRMHNDHDTERKVVRNELARINRTRLERMLGPEGGYDNW, from the coding sequence ATGTTGCTGCATCAGGGGATCGGCCTCGACGCGTTCAACGCCGTGCCGTTGCGCCGGGCCGTGCACTGCGTCTTCGAGTGCTGCTACAGCGTGCCGCTGGCCGCCGACCTGGCGCGCCAGCGTCCCTTCGACGACCACGAACAGTTGTTCCGCTGCGCTGATGCGCTGCTGTTCGGGCTGAGCGAGGAATCGATCGACTCGATCCTGCAGGCCTATCCCGACATCGGGCGGCGGCCCGGCAGCGAGAAGTCGGCGGCCGAACAATGCGCCATCATCGACGAGCGTCCCGAAGTGATGGCCGAGCTGACCGCCGCGTCGAAGGAATACCTGGCGCACTTCGGTTTCGGGTTTGTCATGTTCGTCAACGGGTTCTGCGCCGACGAGGTGCTGGCCGCCGCCCGCGACCGGATGCACAACGACCACGACACCGAACGCAAGGTGGTGCGCAACGAGCTCGCGCGCATCAACCGCACCCGGCTGGAGCGGATGCTGGGCCCAGAGGGCGGCTACGACAACTGGTGA
- a CDS encoding Pls/PosA family non-ribosomal peptide synthetase has protein sequence MTTADSRPQIPSQFVQSAHAPPPRTLIDILYETARRHPEAPALDDGEVQLTYAELIGDIEDSVSWLAARGIGRGDRIGIRMPSGSYALYVAILATLAAGAAYVPVDADDPAERAELVFTEADVVAVITERGLVRGPGASRGWRAAAPLSRDDAWVIFTSGSTGTPKGVAVTHRSAAAFVDAEATLFCRDNPLGPGDRVLAGLSVGFDASCEEMWLAWRHGACLVPAPRSLVRSGMDLGPWLVSRDITVVSTVPTLAALWPPEALESVRLLIFGGEACPPELAERLAAGPEGAGREVWNTYGPTEAAVVSCAARLTGSGAVSIGLPLPGWDLAVVDNAGNPVGLGQTGELVIGGVGLARYLDADKDAEKFAAMPSLSRQGSWSRAYRSGDLVRLEADGLYFMGRADDQVKVGGRRIELGEVDTALLNLPGVAGGAAAVRRTRSGTPVLVGYVVAADPAGFDLAGARAQLAERLPAALVPRLALVDELPTRTSGKVDRDALPWPVGDDRDTDGAALHGTTGWLAELWREVLGAPVDGPQADFFALGGGSLSAAQLIAALRARYPQVTVADLYDHPRLGSLAGYLDEMAPAPEVTTRSVAPVPRWSQVVQVISTVPLAMLAGAQWLVWLALANNVAAQLSLVPWARPVSWWWVLAGFLTFVTPLGRMSIAAAGARVLVGSLAPGTYRRGGPEHLRVWLAERLAAASGAENMAGAPWLVYYARALGNSIGKGVDLHSAPPVTGMLTLGHRCAIEPEVDLTGYWIDGDLFHVGPITVGNDATVGARTTLLPGAMVGKNADVAPGSAVVGKVKNAQYWKGSPAVKSGKAKHPWPDRRPGRAPQWAVVFGVTSLLLASLPLVALGCGLAVIGWAVRATPSVTAAVNPALLWLVPATLTSLLVYAALTVIGVRVLAIGLTEGYHPVRSRPGWQLWATERLMDAARNYLFPIYASLLTPAWLRLLGATVGRGTEISTVLLIPKFTVVEDGAFLADDTMVASYELGGGWIHVARATVGKRAFLGNSGITQPGRRVPDDGLVAVLSATPTKAKTGSSWLGSPPVRLRRRPTAADALRTFHPSARLKVLRAAVESCRVTAVVVTFALGVAVFAALQAVIVSQHWWWAALAAGPILLAVGAVAGAVAVLAKWLVVGPIRVSEHPLWSSFVWRNEVADTFVETVAAPWFARAAAGTPVMNVWLRALGASIGRGVWCETYWLPEADLVTLGDGSTVNRGCVVQTHLFHDRIMRMDTVTVEAGATLGPHCIALPAARIGAAATVGPASLVMRGDEVPASTRWQGNPIAPWTARRKKNSAEAGTKPKKSAAA, from the coding sequence GTGACAACAGCGGATTCCAGGCCGCAGATCCCGAGCCAATTCGTCCAATCTGCGCACGCACCCCCACCGCGCACGCTGATCGACATCCTCTACGAGACCGCGCGCCGCCACCCCGAGGCGCCCGCGCTCGACGACGGCGAAGTACAGCTGACCTACGCCGAGCTGATCGGCGACATCGAAGACAGCGTGTCGTGGCTGGCTGCGCGCGGCATCGGCCGCGGCGACCGGATCGGGATCCGGATGCCCTCGGGCAGCTATGCGCTCTACGTCGCGATCCTGGCCACCCTGGCGGCCGGTGCGGCCTACGTGCCGGTCGACGCCGACGACCCGGCCGAGCGCGCCGAGTTGGTGTTCACCGAGGCCGACGTCGTCGCAGTGATCACCGAGCGCGGCCTGGTCCGGGGTCCCGGTGCGTCGCGGGGTTGGCGGGCGGCGGCACCGCTGAGCCGCGACGACGCATGGGTCATCTTCACCTCAGGCTCCACCGGAACGCCCAAGGGCGTGGCGGTCACCCACCGCAGCGCCGCGGCGTTCGTCGACGCCGAGGCCACGTTGTTCTGCCGGGACAACCCACTGGGCCCCGGTGACCGGGTGCTGGCCGGGCTGTCGGTGGGCTTCGACGCCTCGTGCGAGGAAATGTGGTTGGCCTGGCGCCATGGTGCCTGCCTGGTGCCCGCGCCGCGCTCACTGGTGCGCAGCGGGATGGACCTGGGCCCGTGGTTGGTCTCCCGCGACATCACCGTCGTCTCGACGGTGCCCACGCTGGCAGCGCTGTGGCCACCGGAGGCGCTGGAATCGGTGCGGCTGTTGATCTTCGGCGGCGAGGCCTGCCCCCCGGAGCTGGCCGAACGGCTGGCGGCCGGACCCGAAGGCGCCGGTCGCGAGGTCTGGAACACCTACGGACCCACCGAGGCCGCCGTGGTGTCGTGCGCAGCCCGGCTGACGGGTTCCGGCGCGGTCAGCATCGGGTTGCCGCTGCCCGGCTGGGATCTGGCGGTCGTCGACAACGCCGGAAATCCGGTCGGGCTCGGCCAGACCGGGGAACTGGTCATCGGTGGCGTCGGGTTGGCGCGCTACCTCGACGCCGACAAGGACGCCGAGAAGTTCGCCGCGATGCCGTCGCTGAGCCGACAAGGATCCTGGAGCCGCGCCTACCGCAGCGGTGACCTGGTGCGGCTGGAGGCCGACGGTCTGTACTTCATGGGCCGCGCCGACGACCAGGTCAAGGTCGGCGGGCGCCGGATCGAGCTCGGTGAGGTCGACACCGCACTGCTCAACCTGCCCGGGGTGGCCGGCGGGGCAGCCGCCGTCCGGCGCACCCGCAGCGGGACCCCGGTGCTGGTCGGTTACGTGGTCGCTGCCGACCCCGCGGGGTTCGATCTGGCCGGGGCGCGGGCCCAGCTCGCCGAGCGGTTGCCTGCTGCGCTGGTCCCGCGCCTGGCGCTGGTCGACGAGCTGCCGACCCGCACGTCGGGAAAGGTGGACCGCGACGCGCTGCCGTGGCCCGTCGGCGACGACCGGGACACCGACGGCGCGGCACTGCACGGAACCACCGGGTGGCTGGCCGAGCTGTGGCGGGAAGTGCTCGGCGCGCCGGTCGACGGGCCGCAGGCCGACTTCTTCGCCCTGGGCGGTGGCTCACTGTCGGCGGCCCAGTTGATCGCCGCGCTGCGCGCCCGCTACCCGCAGGTGACCGTCGCCGATCTCTACGACCATCCCCGGCTGGGGTCGCTGGCCGGCTATCTCGACGAGATGGCCCCGGCCCCGGAGGTGACGACACGTTCGGTGGCGCCGGTGCCACGCTGGTCGCAGGTGGTGCAGGTGATCTCGACGGTGCCGTTGGCGATGCTGGCCGGTGCACAGTGGCTGGTCTGGCTGGCGTTGGCCAACAACGTCGCCGCGCAGCTGTCGCTGGTGCCGTGGGCGCGGCCGGTCAGCTGGTGGTGGGTGCTGGCCGGGTTTCTCACGTTCGTCACTCCGCTGGGCCGCATGAGCATCGCCGCCGCGGGCGCGCGGGTGCTCGTCGGCAGCCTCGCCCCAGGCACCTACCGCCGTGGCGGTCCCGAGCACCTACGGGTGTGGTTGGCCGAACGGCTGGCCGCGGCCAGCGGCGCGGAGAACATGGCAGGCGCGCCCTGGCTGGTGTATTACGCACGGGCGCTGGGCAACTCGATCGGCAAGGGCGTGGATCTGCATTCCGCGCCACCGGTCACCGGGATGCTGACACTCGGACACCGGTGTGCGATCGAGCCCGAGGTCGACCTCACCGGCTACTGGATCGATGGTGACCTGTTCCACGTCGGTCCGATCACCGTCGGCAACGACGCCACCGTCGGTGCGCGCACCACCCTGTTGCCCGGCGCCATGGTGGGCAAGAACGCCGACGTCGCGCCGGGCTCGGCGGTGGTCGGCAAGGTCAAGAACGCGCAGTACTGGAAGGGTTCGCCCGCGGTGAAGTCGGGCAAGGCCAAGCACCCGTGGCCGGACCGGCGTCCCGGGCGCGCACCGCAGTGGGCGGTGGTGTTCGGTGTGACCTCGCTGCTGCTGGCATCGCTTCCGCTGGTGGCGCTGGGCTGCGGACTGGCGGTGATCGGCTGGGCGGTGCGCGCAACACCGTCGGTGACCGCCGCGGTGAACCCGGCGCTGCTGTGGCTGGTGCCGGCGACGTTGACCTCGCTGCTGGTCTACGCCGCGCTGACGGTGATCGGGGTGCGGGTGCTGGCGATCGGGCTGACCGAGGGCTACCACCCGGTGCGCAGCCGCCCCGGCTGGCAGCTGTGGGCCACCGAGCGGCTGATGGACGCGGCGCGCAACTACCTGTTCCCGATCTATGCCAGCCTGCTGACGCCGGCGTGGTTGCGTCTGCTCGGCGCCACGGTGGGCCGCGGCACCGAGATCTCGACGGTGCTGCTGATCCCGAAGTTCACCGTGGTCGAAGACGGCGCCTTTCTGGCCGACGACACGATGGTGGCGTCCTACGAGCTCGGCGGCGGGTGGATCCACGTCGCACGGGCCACCGTGGGCAAGCGGGCCTTCCTGGGCAACTCGGGCATCACCCAGCCTGGGCGGCGGGTCCCCGACGACGGGCTGGTGGCCGTGTTGTCGGCCACCCCGACCAAGGCCAAGACCGGGTCGTCGTGGCTGGGCAGCCCGCCGGTGCGGTTGCGCCGCAGACCCACCGCTGCCGATGCGCTGCGCACCTTCCACCCCTCGGCCCGGCTGAAGGTGCTGCGTGCCGCGGTGGAGAGCTGCCGGGTGACTGCGGTGGTGGTGACATTCGCGCTCGGCGTCGCCGTCTTCGCCGCATTGCAGGCAGTCATCGTCTCTCAGCACTGGTGGTGGGCAGCGCTGGCGGCCGGCCCGATCCTGCTGGCTGTCGGCGCGGTGGCCGGCGCGGTCGCGGTGCTCGCGAAATGGCTTGTGGTGGGCCCGATCCGGGTCAGCGAACACCCGTTGTGGTCGTCATTTGTCTGGCGCAACGAAGTGGCGGACACGTTTGTCGAGACCGTCGCGGCCCCGTGGTTCGCCCGCGCCGCGGCCGGCACCCCGGTGATGAACGTGTGGCTGCGCGCGCTCGGAGCGTCGATCGGGCGTGGCGTGTGGTGTGAGACGTATTGGCTGCCCGAAGCCGATCTGGTCACGCTGGGCGATGGATCGACCGTCAACCGGGGATGTGTGGTGCAGACACACCTCTTCCACGACAGGATCATGCGGATGGACACCGTCACCGTTGAGGCCGGGGCCACCCTCGGGCCGCACTGCATCGCGTTGCCGGCCGCGCGCATCGGCGCCGCCGCCACCGTCGGCCCGGCATCGCTGGTGATGCGCGGTGACGAAGTGCCGGCCTCCACCCGCTGGCAGGGCAATCCGATTGCGCCGTGGACTGCACGCCGTAAGAAGAACTCTGCCGAGGCTGGGACGAAACCGAAGAAGTCCGCGGCGGCGTGA